CCCCGTGAATCTCAGCTGCGAGGCGTCGACATGCTCCACGGCGAACGCGACCGTGGCGGGCAGTGCGACGGGCGCGGCGAAGTCGATGGACCAGCTGTGACCGGCACCCTCAGGCTCGCGTCCTTCGAGCATCCGTCCTGCCGAGTACATGCCATGGAGAATCGCCGAGGGCATGCCCAGCGCCTTCGCCGCGAGGTTCGAGACGTGGATCGGGTTGTAGTCCCCCGAGACGGCGGCGTAGGACCTGCCGGCCCCCGCACCCAGGCGCCATGAGGCCGTCTTCACCGGAGGGATGAACTCTTTCCGCACGGTCTCCGCGGCGTCCGGCGGCGTCTGTTCGCCGAGTTCGATGCCCCGGCTCAGGTAGGTGGAGACTCCGCGCCACAGCACGGCGCTCTCGTCGAGATTCTCCGGGTCTGCGGAGTCCTCCAGGACCAGGACCCGGATGTCGACCTGGGTGCCCCGGCGATGCGCACGCAGGTTCTCGGCACTGACCAGCACCTGCACCGGCTGGGCGAGCCTGATCGGCCGAAGATGCTCGACCCGGTTGGCCAGGTGCACCAGTCCCATCAGCGGCAGCGGAAAGTCCTCACGGCTCATCAGCGCCATCTGGACCGGGAAGCCGATGATGTGCACCAGCACCGAGGGCAGCGCGGTGCGATGTGCGCCGTCGAAGGGTTCTCCTGAGAAGAGCCTGCGGTAGCGTTCCGCCTGCTCCAGACTGACTCCAGGGTGGCGGGCCAAAAGCGACGCCTGCGGCAGCTGGCTCGTGGGCGGCGTGGAGCGCAGCCCGGGAAGCTTGGCGCGCGCTGCCCCCAGCACCGCCTGGCCGTAGAGCGTGCGCAGCTGGGGCATCTCGATGCGGACGGCCATGGCTCAGGCCCCCACGAGGTTCTGGCCACAGACCCGCAGGGTCAGCCCGGAGGTGCCGCCGGCCTGGGGCGAGGCGAGGAACGAGATGGTCTCCGCCACGTCCACCGGCAGGCCGCCCTGGTTGAGTGAATTCAGCCGCCGCGCGACCTCGCGGGTCGCGAAGGGGATCTTCGCCGTCATCTCGGTCTCGATGAAGCCGGGAGCCACCGCATTGATCGTGCCGTGCCGAGAGGCCATCTGCGCGGAGGTGGCCGCGACCATTCCCATGACACCGGCCTTGGAGGCCGCGTAGTTGGTCTGCCCGCGATTGCCGGCGATCCCGGAGGTCGAGGCCAGCGAGACGATGCGCGGACCCATCCCGGAGCCTCCGTGGGCATCGGAGTTGAACAGCTCCGAAGCCAGGAAGGCGCGGTTCATGCGCAGCTGCGACTCGATGTTGACGGCGATGACCGAGTTCCAGCGCGCATCATCCATGTTGGCGAGCAGCTTGTCGCGCGTGATGCCTGCGTTGTGCACCACGATGTCGAGCCGACCATAGTGCTGGGTGGCATGGGCGAGGATCCGCTCCCCCGCGTCCTGTGTCGTGATGTCCAGCTGCAGGGCCGTGCCGGAGACCTCATTGGCCACCGCCGCCAGCTGCTCACCTGCGGCGGGGATGTCCACCAGGATCACGGAAGCGCCGTCGCGGCGCAGCACGCGAGCGATGGAGGCGCCGATGCCACGGGCCGCCCCGGTCACCACGGCAACCTGGTCGCGCAGCGGGCGGTCCCAGTCCTGGGGCAGCGCACCGTTGACGGTGTCCACCGAGATGAACTGCCCGGAGACGAAGGCCGAGCGTCCGGAGAGCAGGAAGCGCAGGGCTCCCGCAGCACCGGGAGCCGAGGCGTCCAGCGAATCCGCCAGCACGATCCCGTTGGCGGTGCCGCCGGCGCGCATCTCATGGGCGGTGGAGCGGGTGAGGCCCTGCACCGCTGACCGCGCAGCGCGCACGGCAGGATCGTGAGTGCCCGTCGGGTCGCGGAAGACGGTGATGACGCGACCGGAGGGCATCAGCTGCTTGAGCAGCGACCCCAGTTCCAGGACCACCTCGCTGAGCTGGGCAGGAGTCGAGACAGAGTCGAAGCAGGCGACGACGGCGGCCACCTTCTCCTTGGGTCCGATATGGCGCCGCACATCAAGACCCCAGCCCAGCATGCGTTCCGCGAGCGCCGCGGAGGCCTCTGTGGTGCCGAGCACGACCACCGGTCCCCGGGCCAGAGGCTGGCCGGGGCGATGGCGCCGGAGCCGGGCGGGCTGGGGAAGACCGAGATTCTTGGTCAGCGTCCGGCCGAAGCCGGTGTTGGCGAAGTCGGTGTAGAGGTCTTTGGGCATGGGTGGGTTCACCGTCCTTCGATGATCGCGGTGATGCCCTGGCCGCCGGCGGCGCACACCGAGATGAATCCGAGCTTGCCCGGCTTGCCGTGGAGCTCCTTGGCGAGTGAGGCGACGATCCGTCCACCGGTGGCAGCGAAGGGGTGCCCTGCCGCCAGCGAGGAGCCGTTGACGTTGAGCCGGCTCCGGTCGATCGTGCCCAGTGCGGAGTCCAGCCCGAGCTTGTTCTTGCAGAACTCCTCGGACTCCCAGGCCTTGATCTGGGCCAGCACGGTGGAGGCGAAGGCCTCGTGGATCTCGAGATATTCGAAGTCCTCGAAGCGGAGGTTGTTGCGCTTGAGCATGCGGGCTGCGGCGTAGGCGGG
The nucleotide sequence above comes from Nesterenkonia halotolerans. Encoded proteins:
- a CDS encoding 3-oxoacyl-ACP reductase encodes the protein MPKDLYTDFANTGFGRTLTKNLGLPQPARLRRHRPGQPLARGPVVVLGTTEASAALAERMLGWGLDVRRHIGPKEKVAAVVACFDSVSTPAQLSEVVLELGSLLKQLMPSGRVITVFRDPTGTHDPAVRAARSAVQGLTRSTAHEMRAGGTANGIVLADSLDASAPGAAGALRFLLSGRSAFVSGQFISVDTVNGALPQDWDRPLRDQVAVVTGAARGIGASIARVLRRDGASVILVDIPAAGEQLAAVANEVSGTALQLDITTQDAGERILAHATQHYGRLDIVVHNAGITRDKLLANMDDARWNSVIAVNIESQLRMNRAFLASELFNSDAHGGSGMGPRIVSLASTSGIAGNRGQTNYAASKAGVMGMVAATSAQMASRHGTINAVAPGFIETEMTAKIPFATREVARRLNSLNQGGLPVDVAETISFLASPQAGGTSGLTLRVCGQNLVGA
- a CDS encoding MaoC/PaaZ C-terminal domain-containing protein, which produces MAVRIEMPQLRTLYGQAVLGAARAKLPGLRSTPPTSQLPQASLLARHPGVSLEQAERYRRLFSGEPFDGAHRTALPSVLVHIIGFPVQMALMSREDFPLPLMGLVHLANRVEHLRPIRLAQPVQVLVSAENLRAHRRGTQVDIRVLVLEDSADPENLDESAVLWRGVSTYLSRGIELGEQTPPDAAETVRKEFIPPVKTASWRLGAGAGRSYAAVSGDYNPIHVSNLAAKALGMPSAILHGMYSAGRMLEGREPEGAGHSWSIDFAAPVALPATVAFAVEHVDASQLRFTGWNPRKSRLHFSAELQLG